The following coding sequences are from one Amphiprion ocellaris isolate individual 3 ecotype Okinawa chromosome 19, ASM2253959v1, whole genome shotgun sequence window:
- the hoatz gene encoding cilia- and flagella-associated protein HOATZ, which yields MSVQAEAQEQEEFDKLFTVFDGSSPEDVSHARQLWSSLSLLPPLESRLVSADIRQRLPVSRPQRSTTAGAKPSASEPPSVHDARQLQEERRRYAAMADQRKEIQALMRRQREQRIQKELLSVAFKPKVKVFRENMRKPQEASETEMDKELVKQLQ from the coding sequence atgtctgtTCAGGCTGAGGCTCAGGAGCAGGAGGAGTTTGACAAACTCTTCACCGTGTTTGACGGCTCTTCACCGGAGGACGTGTCACACGCCCGGCAGCTGTGGAGCTCTCTGTCCCTGCTGCCGCCGCTGGAGTCCCGCCTGGTGTCGGCTGATATCCGCCAGAGGCTGCCGGTGTCCCGGCCGCAGCGCAGCACCACCGCCGGAGCCAAACCTTCCGCTTCGGAGCCTCCGAGTGTCCACGATGCTCGGCAGCTGCAGGAAGAGAGGCGGCGGTACGCAGCCATGGCCGACCAGAGGAAGGAGATCCAGGCTCTGATGAGGAGACAGAGGGAGCAGAGGATTCAGAAGGAGCTGCTGTCTGTGGCCTTCAAACCTAAGGTGAAGGTCTTCAGAGAAAACATGAGGAAACCACAAGAAGCTTCAGAGACTGAGATGGACAAGGAGCTGGTGAAacagcttcagtaa